The following nucleotide sequence is from Deinococcus multiflagellatus.
TGCAGGGTCAGGGTCTGTTTGGTAAAGCTGGTCTTCACTTCACTGGTGCCGGGCAGCGTGGCCACCATGCGCTCGACCGTCTGCACGCAGCTGGCGCAGTCCATGCCCTCAACGAAATAGGTCAGGTGGTCCGGATGGTCCTTCCGGGTGGTGGGGGTCATGGCCTGATGATAGCTGAGCTGACGCTCATATGTAAGTCTACTCAGATATGAAGGCGACTTGGCTCGGGCTTCATCGGGGCGTGGGGGCTGAGGCGTACGTTCGGGGCTCAGGAGGCACCACAATGACTGGACAAGATCAGATCAGAGAGCATATGCCCGTTGTTTGCGCCGATGGTCAGCCCCATGGCCAGGTGGACCGTCTGGACGGCGAGTACATCAAGCTCACCAAGGACGAGTCCGGCCAGCATCACTGGCTTCCGCTGAGCGCGGTGGATCACGTGGATGAGCATGTCCACCTCAACCTGAGTCACGCCCAAGTGCATCAGCAGTGGCTGAGTGTAGACCCCCATCCCGAGCACCGGCAGTAAAAGGCTGGGCGGAGCGGCGACCGAAGTCAACGGTCGCCGCTCTCTGATGGCCGCGTGGCCTGACGCACCTGGGCGAGATATGGATCGGTCGCTGTGCGTGGCCCCCGCCTCGTCTGCCGGAAGTGCAAGGTGCGCCAGAAGTGCACGGCCCCTGCCCCCAGGGCCAGGAACGGCATCCCCCAGAGCACCAGATTCAGCCCCTGCTTCGGTGGTTTCAACAGAACGGCGCGGCCGTACCGCGACACCATCCACTCGTCAATCTCGCGCTGACTTCGACCCGCTTTGACCTGTTCACGAACCTCCCGCCGCATCTGAACGCTCAGTGCGTCGCCGCTCTCGGTGATGGGCAGGCCGGTGCACGTTGGACAGCGCAGCTCTGCTCCGATCTGGCGCACCTGCGCCTCCTGTGCGGGGGTGAGGGCTGTCGCAGCTGGCAGCGTGCTGCTGAGCAGAAGCCATGAGGCGGTTCGTCTCATGGCCAGTTGATCCCGATGCGGCGCAGGCCTTCACTTAACCGGGCCGTGGTGAGCCCGCCCCGGTCGACACTGCGGACGATGCCTTCCCGGTCAATGAAAAACGTTTCCGGTACGCCGCTGACGCCGTAATTGATGGCCGTGCGGGCGCCTGGATCAATCAAGCTGGGGTAGGCCAGGGCGTACGCCCGAATGAAGTCACGGGCCTTTTGCAGTTCCGGCTCCTGAAACGAGATGCCCAGGACCGCAAGGCCCTGGTCACTCTGGGTTTCACTCAATGAGCGCAGCAGTGGCGCTTCGTCGCGGCACGGCACGCACCAGGAGGCCCAGAAGTTCACCACGACGGGGCGGCCCTTCAGGCTGGTCAACCGGACCTCCACGCCGTCCAGGCTGCGCAGGGTAAAGGCAGGGGCGGGCTTGTCCAGCAGGGGGCTCCCAGCTTTCCCTGAGCGGTCAGGGCGCGTCAGGGCCGC
It contains:
- a CDS encoding TlpA disulfide reductase family protein, giving the protein MSGRTLANWRRWLPPVIAAVLVIMLVAALTRPDRSGKAGSPLLDKPAPAFTLRSLDGVEVRLTSLKGRPVVVNFWASWCVPCRDEAPLLRSLSETQSDQGLAVLGISFQEPELQKARDFIRAYALAYPSLIDPGARTAINYGVSGVPETFFIDREGIVRSVDRGGLTTARLSEGLRRIGINWP
- a CDS encoding cytochrome c-type biogenesis protein, with product MRRTASWLLLSSTLPAATALTPAQEAQVRQIGAELRCPTCTGLPITESGDALSVQMRREVREQVKAGRSQREIDEWMVSRYGRAVLLKPPKQGLNLVLWGMPFLALGAGAVHFWRTLHFRQTRRGPRTATDPYLAQVRQATRPSESGDR
- a CDS encoding DUF2171 domain-containing protein; this encodes MTGQDQIREHMPVVCADGQPHGQVDRLDGEYIKLTKDESGQHHWLPLSAVDHVDEHVHLNLSHAQVHQQWLSVDPHPEHRQ